The window TTTCAGCCAGGCGTGCTCAGGGCCAACGCCGGGATAATCCAGGCCGGCGGAGATAGAATGGGTTTCGATGATTTCGCCATCGTCGTCAGCCATCAGATACGTGCGGTTGCCGTGCAAAACGCCAGGACGGCCGGCACATAAAGGTGCGGAATGGCGGCCGGTTTCTACGCCGTCACCGGCCGCTTCGACGCCGATCATTTTCACGGACTTGTCGTCGATAAACGGATAAAACAAGCCGATGGCATTGGAACCGCCGCCCACGCAAGCAAGCAGTACGTCGGGCAAGCGGCCGGTTTGGTCTAGACATTGTTGACGGGCTTCGCGGCCAATCACAGCCTGAAAATCCCGAACCATGGCGGGATAGGGATGCGGACCGGCTACGGTGCCAATAATATAAAAAGTATTATCGATATTGGTCACCCAATCGCGCAAAGCTTCGTTCAATGCGTCTTTGAGGGTTTTAGAGCCTGATTGCACAGGCACCACGGTGGCGCCCAACAACTTCATTCGATAGACATTCAGGGATTGGCGGGCCACGTCCACTGCGCCCATGTACACCACACACTCCAAACCCAGACGGGCCGCGACAGTCGCGGTGGCGACGCCATGCTGACCGGCGCCGGTTTCGGCGATGATGCGGGTCTTGCCCATACGTTTAGCCAACAGGGCTTGACCGACCGTGTTGTTAACTTTGTGCGCGCCGGTATGATTGAGATCTTCGCGCTTCAGATAAATCTGCGCACCGCCCAAATGCTTACTCCAGCGTTCTGCATGATACAGCGGCGACGGTCGACCGACATAATCCTTGAGATCGGCATCCAACTCAGCGAGGAACTCCGGATCCTGCATATAGCGCTGATAGGCTTCGTTCAATTCGGTAATGGCCGGCATCAGCGTTTCCGCCACAAAAATACCGCCGTAAGGCCCGAAATGGCCCCGGGCATCCGGCATATCGTATCTTTCTGTCATAGTTCTCAAGTCGCTTGATTAGTTTTTCTTATAAACGCAGCCATTTTCGCTGCATCCTTGATGCCTTTCCCGGCCTCAACACCGCTGCTGACATCCAGTGCATACGGTTTTACAGCTTTAATCGCTTCCCCGGCATTTTCCGGCGTCAATCCGCCCGCGAGGATGATCGGCAAACTGCGGGTCGTCGGAATCAAATCCCAGTCAAAACCGCTACCGCTGCCGCCCTGCACGCCCGGATGATAAGCATCCAACAGTAATCCGGCCGCATCGTGATATTGCTGTTGCAAGCCGGCGACGTCCGTATCCGCTTGCATGCGAATGGCTTTGATATACGGTTTATCGTAAATCCGGCAATCATCGGCAGGCTCATTGCCATGAAATTGCAGGCAATCCACCCTTGCTTTACTTAATACTTCACGGATCAACGCCGGCGCGGCATCGACGAACAAGGCTACCACGTTAACAAAGGCTGGCAATGCTCTACTGATGCTTGCGGCTTGTTCGATGCTTACGTTTCTTGGACTGGGCGGATAAAACACCAAACCAATCGCATCGACACCCAAATTAGCCGCACAAAGCGCATCTTCCACTTGGGTAAAACCGCAAATTTTAACGCGGGTACGCATCTAAAGCCTCACAAAAAATGGCGGCGTAGGATAACACAGCTATCCGATATGTCATGTCCGGACCAATAAAAAAAGGCTGACCCTTGTCAGCCTTTGTCCGGCGGCTCTTCAGGCGGGCGTCAATGGGCATGATGATGGTCGTGATGATGACCGGCAACACCATGCGTCGTTTCGTCCTGATGACTATCTTCCGGTTTCAAATCTTCGACTTCGGTTTCTTCATGCGTTGCCGCCAAACTATCCTCAACAGCACCTTCGTGTTCATGAGCGCGCGCCGCCGCTTGATTGACTTGATCCGCAGCGTGCACCGACACGCCATGTTTATAGACCATCAGGCCGCCCAGATCGGCGGTAAACGCCAGCAACCCGGATAAAATCGCCGCCAGCAACAAGTACAGCGTGTTAGCTGGCCCGGTTATCAGCCCTTTGCTAAACAAACGCCACGCCGACAGTGCAGTAGCCAGACTTAATACCGAGATACCCAGGTGCTCATGATGCTCCATGATCTCGTGAACATCACCACCATGCGCCACACTCCCTGCCGCCACTAAACCGGCCGCCACGGTAAGCGCGGCAAACACGGTACCCAGATACAGAAATGCGCCGGCTATCTGCCGCCACTCCGAGCGCTTCGCCAAGCTGCCGATCAAATCCAGAGTGAAGAACATAGTCAACAACGCAATCGGGAAATGCACCAGCAAGGGATGAATATTTTGTAACGCAGCAACGCCCGGCAATAAACTATCCAGACTTTCCGAAGGAGATTGCCGCACCAACACTTCCAGGAAGGACAATAAGCTCTCCACCCCACCGGCCACTCCTCCACCGTTGTCGCCGCCACCATGCACGGCGAACGTCAAGTGATCGTTTAGACCCCACATAAAATCTCCCCCGCTTCAGTTTTGCGCGGATACTACCACGATAGGCCTTAGCCTAGTTAATCGTCACTTGGGTGGACATAGTCAAGGCCCTGGTTTTACTTTCCAAAAACTCGGTGCCTTGTTGCTGGATAAACATCACTTGCAATTTCTCCGCATCGGCAAGTTTCATCCCTTCTTCCTGCCCCAGGCACAATAAAGCGGTAGACCAGGCGTCGGCTATGGTCGGGCTTTCGTTAAACACACTGACAGCAACTAAATCGTGCGTTACCGGCTTGCCGTTGCGGGCATCCAGAATGTGGCTGTAACGCTTGCCTTTGACGTCGAAATAATGCCGGTAAGTACCCGAGGTCATCACTGACATCGGCGACTCCTTCGGCAAGGTCACCACTTTGTGCATCTTTTGTTCGCCCGGCAGCGGTTTTTCCACCGCAATACGCCAGGCCTTGCCGTCCGGTTTGCTACCCAGCGCTTTTAATTCGCCACCGATTTCCACCAGATAGTTTTGGATACCCAAAGCCTCAAGTGTGTTGCTGATTTTCTCGACACTATACCCCTGCGCAATTGACGACAGATCAACTCGTACATTGGGCAGTTTTTTCGACATATGGCTATCGTCCACCAGCTGCAATTTGTCCATGCCGATATTCGCCAACGCTAATTGCAAGGCTGCATCGTCTGGGATAGTCAACTCTTCTCCCATGAAACCCCACATCTCGAACAAAGGCTTGATGGTCAAATCGTAACAACCCAGACTGAGCTTGCTGACGTTCTCGGCCACTTTAAACAAAGCCACGATTTCGTCGCCGACCAGCTGACTATTTGTCGACGGGTTGGCGTTAAATTGTTCGATTGTCGAGTCCGGTCGGTAATTGGATAAGGTTTTATCCAAATCCAGGAAAACTTTTTCAACTTCAGCGCTGACTTGCGCATCATCCCGCGCTTGCGGCGTCCAATAACTGATGTGATACGTAGTACCTTGCGCGAAACCGCTAAAAGTCTTTACTGGCGGCAGCGGCTCCGCACATCCCAGTGCCAGCAACAATCCCAGTATTACCGCGATCCATCCTTTCCGTAGCATTAAACCCCCGTGCAATTAACGCAAAAGCGCTGAAATAGTTTTGAAATGGCTATGCCGAGCATCCCGCAACCATTCGAACAACACCGATTCGTGACAGCTCAACGTGACACCTTGCTGCAGCATGCGCTGCAAGGCGTAATCTTTATGCTTGACTTGGCGCGAACAAACCGCATCAGCCACCAGATGAACTTGATAGTTTGCACTTAACAACTCAAGCGCGGTTTGCAACACGCACACATGCGCTTCCTGACCTATCAGCACCACTTGCTTCCGGCCAGTATCGGCCAGGGCTTGCATGAAACCCTCGGCAGCGCAGCAGGAAAAACCGGTTTTACTGAAAACCCGCGAATTGTCCGGCAAGCACTCGCTGATCTCCGTTTGGGTGGGTCCAAGCCCTTGCGGGTACTGTTCGGTCAACAGCACCGGCACATTCAACAAACCGGCGGCTTGCAGCAAGCGTTGGCCGTGCTTAAGCATCTGCTGTAGGTCTAACGCAGGCATAG of the Methylomonas sp. MK1 genome contains:
- a CDS encoding DUF2231 domain-containing protein; translated protein: MWGLNDHLTFAVHGGGDNGGGVAGGVESLLSFLEVLVRQSPSESLDSLLPGVAALQNIHPLLVHFPIALLTMFFTLDLIGSLAKRSEWRQIAGAFLYLGTVFAALTVAAGLVAAGSVAHGGDVHEIMEHHEHLGISVLSLATALSAWRLFSKGLITGPANTLYLLLAAILSGLLAFTADLGGLMVYKHGVSVHAADQVNQAAARAHEHEGAVEDSLAATHEETEVEDLKPEDSHQDETTHGVAGHHHDHHHAH
- the trpB gene encoding tryptophan synthase subunit beta translates to MTERYDMPDARGHFGPYGGIFVAETLMPAITELNEAYQRYMQDPEFLAELDADLKDYVGRPSPLYHAERWSKHLGGAQIYLKREDLNHTGAHKVNNTVGQALLAKRMGKTRIIAETGAGQHGVATATVAARLGLECVVYMGAVDVARQSLNVYRMKLLGATVVPVQSGSKTLKDALNEALRDWVTNIDNTFYIIGTVAGPHPYPAMVRDFQAVIGREARQQCLDQTGRLPDVLLACVGGGSNAIGLFYPFIDDKSVKMIGVEAAGDGVETGRHSAPLCAGRPGVLHGNRTYLMADDDGEIIETHSISAGLDYPGVGPEHAWLKDTGRAQYVNITDDEAMAGFHALTRMEGIIPALESSHAMAYAMKLAPTMRQDQIIVINLSGRGDKDMQTIMQREGISL
- a CDS encoding hydrolase; this translates as MTMHPNLLDADNSVLLVVDIQERLSTAMPALDLQQMLKHGQRLLQAAGLLNVPVLLTEQYPQGLGPTQTEISECLPDNSRVFSKTGFSCCAAEGFMQALADTGRKQVVLIGQEAHVCVLQTALELLSANYQVHLVADAVCSRQVKHKDYALQRMLQQGVTLSCHESVLFEWLRDARHSHFKTISALLR
- a CDS encoding FAD:protein FMN transferase, encoding MLRKGWIAVILGLLLALGCAEPLPPVKTFSGFAQGTTYHISYWTPQARDDAQVSAEVEKVFLDLDKTLSNYRPDSTIEQFNANPSTNSQLVGDEIVALFKVAENVSKLSLGCYDLTIKPLFEMWGFMGEELTIPDDAALQLALANIGMDKLQLVDDSHMSKKLPNVRVDLSSIAQGYSVEKISNTLEALGIQNYLVEIGGELKALGSKPDGKAWRIAVEKPLPGEQKMHKVVTLPKESPMSVMTSGTYRHYFDVKGKRYSHILDARNGKPVTHDLVAVSVFNESPTIADAWSTALLCLGQEEGMKLADAEKLQVMFIQQQGTEFLESKTRALTMSTQVTIN
- a CDS encoding phosphoribosylanthranilate isomerase, which codes for MRTRVKICGFTQVEDALCAANLGVDAIGLVFYPPSPRNVSIEQAASISRALPAFVNVVALFVDAAPALIREVLSKARVDCLQFHGNEPADDCRIYDKPYIKAIRMQADTDVAGLQQQYHDAAGLLLDAYHPGVQGGSGSGFDWDLIPTTRSLPIILAGGLTPENAGEAIKAVKPYALDVSSGVEAGKGIKDAAKMAAFIRKTNQAT